Within the bacterium genome, the region ATTGCCAGCGCAGCGATTAATTTATTGATTATGCCGGTTATTAGCGGATGTATTACCTTGCTCTATTACGATCTCCGTGTTCGCAAGGAAGGTTTTGACCTGGAGGTTTTGGCGCGTGAAATGGGTAAAAAGACCGCCCCTGATACGCAAGCAACTTTATAAGCTAACCTCGGCGATTAGCTGCGTTGCTATTATCGCTGTACTGCTAATAATTTCTTGCGCCGCATTATATGCGCAAACAGATAACAACGCTTACCCAGCGCCTTTCAAGAAACTAGCAAGCCAACACAATAAATCAACAAAAACCCCCTCTGAAATTAAAGACTCGGCCAAACGCATCCTTGCAAACCCCCGATTCAAGCCTGCTCCTGAATTATATACAGGTACCTATTTCGAACCAATCGGGAAATCAGTTCAATCAGTCTTAAAGTTTATAGGCAAGATAATTAATTGGCTTAGTAATAAGCTCTTCCCGAAAAATGCTGCAACGAAAATGGGACCCGACCTTTCTCGAACAGTTGTCATTATTCTTTCCGCGCTTCTTTTCGTCTTCACTATCTATGCGCTAATACGTTTCAGGGTATTTCATGGCAAAGCAACAGCAGCAATTCCAAGTCTTAATTTGCCGACTGCTACCGATCCACCTGAACAATGGCTTAATAATGCGCGTGGGCTAGCGCAGGATGGCAATTATCGAGAGGCATTGAGGGCAGCCTATATCGCCTCGCTCCTCCATCTCGACCGCGCCCGCATCATTCTTTATGAACCAAAAAACACCAATTGGGAATACCTTCGCCAAATTCAGAAATCAAAGAGAACTGAAATCAGCCAAACGCTGCTGCCTTTGACACAATCGTTCGATCTTTTCTGGTATGGTGAACGCCCAGCAAGTGAGGATGATTATCAACAATTCGAACAAGCCTATCTGATCTTTTCGCGCCTAGCGCCGATTGGGGAGGCATAACCTATGCTCCGTCGATACAAAATCATCTGGTATATCCTTCTGATTATTGTGATAATCGGCATCATCGGCATAATTGACGCTAAGATGAGAGAGCGTTTCAGGGTAGGGGGCTCAATCGTTCCAACCACCTATTCATCTGATCCCGACGGCGCGATGGCAGCCTATCTTCTCTTGAAAGAGAACGGCTTCAAAACCACCCGATGGGAAAACCCCCTTACTAAGATTGATAGCAATGTGAAAGTATTTTTCATGTTGAACTCAGAGGAATTCTCTAATTATGGGAAAGATCAAATGAGTAGCTATCTAGAGGATACTAAGTCTATCAATAAGGTTCAAGAATGGGTCCAAAATGGCGGCACACTTGTTGTTTTAGGTTTAGAAGGTAAAGCGGTTATTTATCTGAAAAAGAGCGGTTTTAAAAAGCACTGGATTACTAATAAATTATCTAACTCTGAATATACGGCAATCCCCACTCCTGCACCCCATACTAAAGGAGTCAAGTCTTTAGAGGGGAGTTCTGACTTGCGACTGAAAATCATAGGTCATGAATGGCTTCCGATTTTAAAGGATAAATATGGAGTATTAGCTATTGCTCGTCCTTATGGTAAAGGTTGGATGGTCGCTGCGGTCGATGCATCCCTCATCTCAAATAAATACTTAGGAAAAGCCGATAACGCGATATTCACATACCGTTTGGCAGCTTCTCATGCCGATCCTGGCAATGTTATCGCTTTTGACGAGTATGATTATGGTTACGGGAAAGACAAAACGCTTTGGGATCACCTTAATGCTCCCAGTCAGTTGGTGATCATTCAAGTTCTATTACTGATTGCAGTTATAATGTTTGGTTTGAGCAGGCGTTTCGGGTTGCCTTTACGTTCAGTTCGCAAAGAGCCTTCGGTCGGTGAATATGTAACGGCGATGGGTGAGACTTATCGGAAAGCCCATGCAACCCATATTGCGTTAGAAACAATTTTCAAGGATACTCTAAGGCGTTTGGCGAATAAGGTAGGAGCGCCGGCGAATACCCCCTATGAGGTATTAATCCTGCAATCTCCCGCCGGCCTCAAAGTAGTTCTCGAAAGAGCATGGGATGCGCTTAGCAAGCCTTTGGATGAAGCCCATATGCTTGAATTGATCAGGAAGTTAGATGTCGAAGCGAATGCATCATTAGGAAGGAAAGAGTGAATTAATGGATAGCAGAATGCAAACAACCAACCCGGTAGTGGAAACCGCACAAAAGATAAAAGACGAGATACAAAAAGCTGTTGT harbors:
- a CDS encoding DUF4129 domain-containing protein; amino-acid sequence: MKWVKRPPLIRKQLYKLTSAISCVAIIAVLLIISCAALYAQTDNNAYPAPFKKLASQHNKSTKTPSEIKDSAKRILANPRFKPAPELYTGTYFEPIGKSVQSVLKFIGKIINWLSNKLFPKNAATKMGPDLSRTVVIILSALLFVFTIYALIRFRVFHGKATAAIPSLNLPTATDPPEQWLNNARGLAQDGNYREALRAAYIASLLHLDRARIILYEPKNTNWEYLRQIQKSKRTEISQTLLPLTQSFDLFWYGERPASEDDYQQFEQAYLIFSRLAPIGEA
- a CDS encoding DUF4350 domain-containing protein, translated to MLRRYKIIWYILLIIVIIGIIGIIDAKMRERFRVGGSIVPTTYSSDPDGAMAAYLLLKENGFKTTRWENPLTKIDSNVKVFFMLNSEEFSNYGKDQMSSYLEDTKSINKVQEWVQNGGTLVVLGLEGKAVIYLKKSGFKKHWITNKLSNSEYTAIPTPAPHTKGVKSLEGSSDLRLKIIGHEWLPILKDKYGVLAIARPYGKGWMVAAVDASLISNKYLGKADNAIFTYRLAASHADPGNVIAFDEYDYGYGKDKTLWDHLNAPSQLVIIQVLLLIAVIMFGLSRRFGLPLRSVRKEPSVGEYVTAMGETYRKAHATHIALETIFKDTLRRLANKVGAPANTPYEVLILQSPAGLKVVLERAWDALSKPLDEAHMLELIRKLDVEANASLGRKE